aaaaataaaataaaaagtcaaACACAAAGACAGACATTCCTTTCGATTCAAAGCAGTTGAGCTGATTCTTCCTTTTCATAGAAAATGATGTGgaccttttttattttatttatttattgattcATAAATAATTAttaaaaaattaaatacattCACTATAATacgattaaataaaaataaaacgtcTATTTACAAGTAGTGGAAAGTATTCTACCGCAGATGCATCTTGGGTGGTTGAGCAGGATGAGGATTCAGTGCAATGATCTTGAACAGGAAATGGTATTGCACTAAGACACCCGGTTGACATTGTGTGGGACTCTTTGGGTGTTCGGATCCCTGTTGTACTGTAGCAACACCAGCGTTACAAGTCTGTCTGTTGACATTTCACTTTAACCGCCCCGGGTTCGTCCCAAAGGTACAGACGGACTAGCATCATCATCTTGTCGTTCCCAAAACGTGGTGCCTCTGCTATGAAATGTCAAATAATGTTATTAGAGGTCTGGTTTGAGACAGTGATGATGATCGGTAAAACAACACCCAAACTGATGGATTAGTTTATTTGCTTGAGAAGCTCTGTCCATCTCTTATCAAAGAACTTCCTCATGTTGTGTCCCGCTCGCCCAATGTCTGAATTGTCTTCATTAAACTTTTCACAGTTATCAAAAACCAGGTTGACGTCAATAATGAAAGTCTCCAGATTCTGATACCTGAAACGAGAGGTACAGATCATTTCGAGTAAATGAGTAAAACACTCGATTTGTATGTTATTTCTTCCTGGTTACGTGACTAGATCAGAAAAAAACTCTGGGTTAGTCATAGTATGACTACTAGGGAGTGGATAGTAATAGTGTCATATTAATAGTGAACTCACTGGCTGCTGATGAGCTTCTCTCTGATGGTGGCGAAGTCCATGGGCTTCTTGATGACCTTCCTGTAACCAGGGATCCCCTTGGTGTTGACGGGGTTGAGGAAGGGCCAGGCATCCTGGTGGCGCTCCAACTCAGCCAGGAGCACCCTGcagaagagaacacacacacacgtcacaaagGGAATGGTAACAGTACATTGGACCTTCAATTATTTAGAGAGGCTGAACGCAATGCCCCAGGCAAATACATTTACAACCCGCATCTACATTTACATAAGCAACTCACTGATTAAAGTGATGATACTTGTGCTTAGAAAATGACTCAAAGGTTTATGGTGTAGTACAGTACCTGCACAAACCCAGGTCTCTGTTGTTGTCTCTGGCTGTCTTGGCTCTCTTCACACACACCATAGGGCTCTCCTGACTGGGTGACGTGGGTGGGGCCTGGGACGGGGCggggctctcctctcctttcctcttcctgcTGGGGGGCTCTTTCGCTCCTCCTCCTTTCTTCGGGGTGCTGTTGGCGCTCGCCGAGTCGTCCTCTGACACCTCCACGTTACCGTTACTGTTGCCGGCCTGCTTCCCATTCCGCTTGGCCTCAGCAGCGGTGGGTTTCTTCCCACTTCCACCCGCCACCGGTTTGCTGGGCAGCTTCTTGTTCTTGGGAGATGGGCCGCTCGcctgaggggagaggggaggaggacaaAGATTCATGCCGATGTACTTACAAAGCAATGGCACTTAGCATATTGTGTACACAGTGTTGTTGAATTACCTACTTTGAAATAATATATGATATGAAAATGACAGTTACATGATGTACTTTGAAATAATGTACATGCCTGATATGCATGTCTGACATACTTCTACATTAAGGTAAGATATGTAAATGTTGAACAGTGGCCTGGACAGTTTAGCTCACCTTGGATATGCAGGCGGGGCAGTACCAGTCCCCCTCGGGGATGGTGGTGATCTTGGGTTTGTGACAGTACGTGTGGCAGCCTTTGTCACAGCCGTCACACAGCAGGAGCAGGTCCTCGTTGTCACCCTTCCTGCAGATCTGACAGTACTGAAAGCAGACAACGCAGTGTCACCTCAAACCCAAGGGATGGATTACGAATCAACATTTACCAAGATATAAATTGGAATCCACTCCCTAAAGGACTTGAAATGCTCTCCAATGACACACAGTATTCACTTCCCTAGCATATTGAAATTCCGTGCCAGCCAGCTACAGTCGTTGAGGTGTTACTCACCACTTTCATGATGGACCTCTCCCAGGCGATGGACTTCTGGAGCTGCTGGAGACACATGGCCAGCTGGGCGGCACTGCGGACGTCGCCCAGGGCCTTCCTCCACACCTTCATCCCATGGGCCACCTCCTCCTCGCCCCTGTGGAAGGCAACACAGATGTCAGAGGAATGGACGCATACAAACAGGAAACGGAAAGTCGGGACACGTACGCATGCAGGCAGGTACACACGCTCAATCATTCGCTTTCCAACATAAACACTTgcccatacacagacacacacccactgtCACCACAACTAGCTGAAACTACAGCTGTGCAGACAGACGCAGGTATGAGAGTGAGTGAGGGTGGGTGGCAGGCAGCAGGGATATATGGGTACAGATACACACACCGCCAGGGAGGAGTGATGCCTATGTATATGCCGGGAGAGGAGGGAAAATAATGGTAGGGGGGATGAGGTGGACGATTACTGACGCATAACACCATGCAGACGGCCAGACAAAGTCAACGGGGAAAAACATTCGCCACACTGTGAGTCAACCCCAAACCAGAAGACAACCATAAAATACACAATAAAAGAGGCAAAACCAAAAAAGCGACAGCATAGGTAGACGTCTTTttgaaaaatgaaacaaaaaaaaGCACACAGAAGTGTTTGCTTGAATGCTGAGTGGATGACCTACCCTTCCCTGTCAGCACTACTGGATGGAGCGGGGACAGTGACGGTACCGATAGCCCCCACATTATCCAGCCTGATCTGAATGGTGGTACCTAAGGGGCTCCTCAGGTACCTTCTCTCGATGTTCCTCTCCAGGTCCGCCAGCCGCGTCACCGCTATGTCCAGAGGGTTGTCCGCGTGACGCACCACGCCGCCCGCCTTGTGGTCCGCCTTGTCCTCCGGTTGGTCTTTGTCGGCAGCGCCGCCCGCCGCTGGTTGGTGTTTGGGGAGGGGCTTGTGCTCGTGGTAGACCAGGTCCTCCCTCTCTGATTGGGGCTCGGGGTACATCCAGCCCTGCGCAGAGAATGTTGGGTAATGCAGTCTTTAGGTTCAAACTCCTACGGTCTTAAATAACAACCTATTCCCTGGCTACTGTCACTAGATCTTGGTTAACATTTAGACTTGAAAAGGTTAGTGAGTGACCCCCGCTACAATTCATTACTTTTGAACAGAGGCCTATATTTTCTCCAATGGATAAGGATGAGAGCTATAATAAAAGGAAGCTTCTCATTTGTTGAtgtcgttgttgttgtttaccttgacCTGCAAGCTGGCGGTGGTGACCTTCCTCTCCAGCTCCTCCACCTGCTGCAGCACAGCGATGTCCATCTCCATGGCCTGCTCCTCCACACACCACCCCCGCACTGACTCCACACTCACCTGGCTCTCCTCCAGCTCACACAGCTCTATCATGGCCGCTGCAGATTGGGGAGGCAGGACGGCATTAGAGACCAGTCATACACTCCATAGACACAGCATACATATTATTCGCACATCAGACCCAACATCCACGGCCTTGCTTTTGTCGCTCGATACTCCCTCCCCAACGCAacaacaaaaccacacacactcttaccacacacacacacacacacacacacacacgcacacatacacacagattaAGAATTCAATATCCAGACACAAAGAGCTGTTCAATCAGAAACCATGTGAACGTTAACAAATCTGGCTTTGATGTCAGACTCATATTGAGCAGTCAGTCATGCGTCATGTACCAAATGTCAACTCATTGTGAAGCGCAGGTGCTTGGAGTGTGCTCAGTAGGGGTAGAGCTACTCAGGGCTGTCATAACACAGTGCTCAATCAGACTCCAACGCAAAAGTCTTTGTGAAAGTCTGGGCCTTCCAGTCGGAGTGCTGCTCAGTTTCACTGACACAAAATCAAAGCTACTTTATTCATCGGGATCTGTTGGCTAAATCTACTCTGTAAAGGCTATGCAGATTGCTAAAGATTGGGTAAGTGAGGGACCTAccgcctgtgtttgtgtctgaatTAGTACTCACCGTCTCGGTGCTTGGTGCAGACCTGTGGGATGAGCTCCATGTATTTGTGCATCTGTCGGTGCAGGCCCTTCTCTCTGACTCCCCGGCTGTGGAGGGACTCCACCAGGGAGCGCAGCTCCTCACTGTCTGACACTCGCCACCAGCCTGACAGCATctctgcgcgcacacacacacacacacacacacacaacacacaacacacacacacacacatatataaataAACGTatagacatttttttttaaataacttaagACGTATTCTGATACAGAACACACTCCAgtgctgttctctctcctcaagaGATTCCTTTCTTCCACCCAGTAGAACAAAATAAATTATTCATTCTTATGACTCAGTGAATGAATAAAGGTTAACTGAATAAATAGATGACTCATCCCACACacgcgctcgcacacacacacacgctcaccctCAGGGATGGGCCGTGGTGTGGGGTGATCCGAGTGCTTGGGCACCTCCATCATGGTGGGAGAGGGCACCGTGGACGAGAGCTTTTCGCCGGGAGGAACAGGCGACTCGCTCTTGCTGGAGACGCTGGCCTGGCCTGAGTGGCCTGGCAGGGGGCTGCTGCAGAAGGGCAGCTGGCTGGGGCTCATCattccactgggccagccaccgCAGAACGCTGAGAGACCCAGCAACGACCCGCCAGCCTTACCCTAGAGGGGGCAGATACATACACAGACACTTCAATATCATGATTAGAAAAACTAATGTGTATCACTACACTTAGGGCTATAGCTTCAAACAGAACCTACATTCTTCTGATGTTACATTTATTCATAGGATTTTCCATTATCAGCTTCTACTACCGGTATAAATCATTAGGACAAGGGGTCTGTCCTGGCAGCGTACTGACCTGCAGGGCTGACAGAGGGTAGTTGATGAAGCCAGCTGGATGGTGGGGGCTGGCTGAGGACGACGCTGCAGAGGGGGTGAGAGGCAGGGCGGGGGAGGCCGGGGGAGACCTGGGCCGTGTGAGGCTGGAGGAGGGCAGCGGGGAGGACTGGAGAGGGCCGGGccctggggagggagaggtggttaGGGAGGTGTCGTCACAGGGGGAGCGGGGGAGCAGGGTGAACCAGTGACCGCTCCTCTCTGTCAGGACCCTGAGGAGCTGGTCACTGGGGAGGTACTGGAGCTGTGgaggggtaggggttagggtggaggtcTTCATAGGGCTGAAAAGCTGGGGTGGGGGgctcaggagagaggagaacgaggagggagacgaggtggaggtggggaagcCGGGCTTGGCCTCCTCGCACGGCAGGTTCGGCGCCGTCAACGCACAGGGGCTTGTAGGTAAGGCGGGTAGAGAGGCGTTGTGGGCGGCATAGGATGGTGGTGTTGTTATTGTTGTCGTGGTAACAGAGGGTGGCGTGGGGCTGCCGTTGTATTTGGGACGGGGGTCTGCCTCGGCTTCGCGGGTTTCCTTGGCAACGTCCTTAGCGACATGGAGGAGCGTGGTCAGTTTGGAGAGAGAGGCTGACTGCAAGAGGAAAAGATTGGGAGAacctttcttctcctccttcccttcctctgaCCCCACGGCGGTGTAgacgctcctctcctcctcgccGACGCCCCCAGGTTTCTTCTTCTGCACCTCCTCCTCCTGCGGCTCCTCCTTGATGTGCACCTCCCCTGCTgccgtcctcctcctctccctctctttgtccaGCTCCCCCGCAGCTTCTCCGCTCTCCATGGCCTCGATGAAGACCCCTCCGCAGTGGGGCAGAACCCAGTAGCGCCGGCGGTACCGGTCCTGGCCGTACATCATGGAGCGCAGGGAGTGGGACGCCTCAAACAGCTTCCTCCTCACCTGGTGCTGTTGCTGTGAAACCAAGCAAGACCGTCATGACCTGAGTTATAACTAAATCAATGAATCAATAATATCTAACTATTTAGTATTGTTCTTCCACAGAGATGGAACTCTCAGATCTCCGGATGGAAGGACTTACCTTGGCTAGCTTCTCTATCTGTTTCTCCAGCTCCTCCACACTAATTGATTGGTCCCCATCGTCCTCGTCACACGTTTCCACTTTCTTCCCCttcttcatctcctcctcctcttcctcgtcaTCTTCATCGGCCAGGTCGTCGCTGTCTTCGTCTTCATCATCGTCCTCGTCGCTTTCTGCTCCGGCCTTTCTCTTGCGTTTGAGGCCAGAGGAAGGTGTACCCAGGGGCTGGGTCTCCTCCCCTCCCATGCTGGCATCTCTCTTCCCGGTCCGCTTGGCATGGATGGTCCtcaacctggagagagagaaacacacaggtgAGCTttcagaagcacacacacacacacacacacacacacacacacacacacacacacacacacacacacacacacacacacacacacacacacacacacacacacacccgtcaaCACACGCCACTTACTTTTTGAGTTTGCCCTCGATCAGCCACTTGTCCTTCCTCATGTTGGTCATGTGATCAAGATTCTTGTCGATCTCACTGTAGAAACAGAGTAAGATACAGTATATGTCAGTTCACACGTACAGGTAACTATGGAAACAGTGAGTAAATGAGGGACACAAAGtacattgaaagcaggtgcttccacacaggtgtggttcctgagttaattcaGCAATTAACATCCTATCATGGTTAggatcatgtataaaaatgctgggcatgcCATTATTTTGCTACCATGGCTAtgtccccataggatgacaatgtcccCATCCACAAGCACAAgcaagtggtcactgaatggtttgatgagcatgaaaacgatgtaaaccatatgccgtGGCCGTCTCAATCATCAGATCTCAACTCATTTCaaaacttatgggagattctggagcagtgcctgagacagcgttttccaccaccatcaacaaaccaCCAAataatggaatttcttgtggaagaatggtgtccgATCCCTCCAACAGAGTTatagacacttgtagaatctatgccaaggtgcactgaagctgttctggtACGTGGTGGCCcgacgccctattaagacactttatgttgggggtttcctttattttggcagttacctctaGTTAACACAAGCAGtacaatttttctctctctctctgtagagtgaATAGCCTGCAGCACTAGTATCCCTCCATTCTCGTGAATAATTGATGTATTGGCTTCTCTCTCTATCAAAATTGAATCCCACTCCAGATTAGCTGATCTATCCAGAGTCTTACACAGCATTAATAAAACACGACAGCATTAGCAGCAGAGTGAAGTCAACTGAACGTCATTATTTGTAAGGAGCTAAAAGGCAGCAGGCTCACAACGGTATGGAAGCCTCCTGTACACTAAACCGTTCACACTGGCTCCACCTAATAAGACAGGAAGGGACGGCGATGCCTGATCTACAAGGATGTCCTCTCATGCTCGTGAAATGTTGTCTGCATATCCTGTCAGTAAAACCAGTAAAAACATAGAATccatatttggatttcatgtttGATCTCCTTACCTCCAATAATCTATTCCCTTGTAGCTCCACTGGTATGAAGCCTGTGTGATGTACAGCGCTGGCAGGTCAGCATCTCTCCTCCTACCTGTCTACGCTTTTGCTGCAGATAGAACCTGACTTTTAATTGTTTAGTTTCAAATGTTCTTTCGTCCCTCCTTCTGACGGCGCTCTTGCTGCAGCATTATCTATTTAAATGTTTGGCGTCTCCTGTTCTTTACTCCTACCTGACGACACTTGCTGCAGCATTATCTATTTAAATGTTTGGCGTCTCCTGTTCTTTACTCCTACCTGACGACACTTGCTGCAGCATTATCTATTTAACTGTTTGGCGTCTCCTGTTCTTTACTCCTACCTAACGGCGCTCTTGCTGCAGCATTATCTATTTAACTGTTTGGCGTCTCCTGTTCTTTTCTCCTACCTGACGACGCTCTTGCTGCAGCATTATCTATTTAACTGTTTGGCGTCTCCTGTTCTTTACTCCTACCTGACGACACTCTTGCTGCAGCATTATCTATTTAAATGTTTGGCGTCTCCTGTTCTTTACTCCTACCTGACGACACTCTTGCTGCAGCATTATCTATTTAAATGTTTGGCGTCTCCTGTTCTTTTCTCCTACCTGACGACACTCTTGCTGCAGCATTATCTATTCAAATGTTTGGCGTCTCCTGTTCTTTACTCCTACCTGACGACACTCTTGCTGCAGGCCAGCTCATTGGCCAGGAAGCCTAGTATGGAGGCCTTCTGGGCGGGGGTGTGGGCCTGGAAGGCCTTGGTCTTCAGGCTGAGGGCCAGCTCAGCCAGCTCAGTCTGTCCACAATGGGCCCCCATGTACATCTGCAGCACCTCCGACACATTGTCCCGGTTGATGCCCACGTTGGTCAGATGGTCCCCCAGCATGGTCTTGgtctggggggagaggagagagacaggaggggtgagtcATGGAAGATAGAGGGAAAGACAGCATGGTCTTggtctgggggagaggagagagacaggaggggtgagtcATGGAAGATAGAGGGAAAGACAGCATGGTCTTGgtctggggggagaggagagagacaggaggggtgagtcAGGGAAGATAGAGGGAAAGACAGCATGGTCTTGgtctggggggagaggagagagacaggaggggtgagtcAGGGAAGATAGAGGGAAAGACAGCATGGTCTTGGTCTAGAAGGGGATGTCAGGAGGGTTGGGTGGTGATAGAGTGGTCGCCATGTACACTTTCCAGGGGAGTGTTGACTCATAGACAAtggactggtttcccagacacagattaagtccTAGACTAAAAAGCATGTTCAGTGGAGATTCTCCATAGAAAGTGCTTCTTAGTTCTTAGTCTAAGACTAGGCTTAACCTGTGTCTGGAAAAGCGGACCAATGTGTGTAGGCTTTTATTCAGAACATGCTTGGTATGTTCCTGTACATGTACAGTATCTCACCTTGTGTCCAGGGGGCAGTCCAGGGTCACACACGGCCAGGGAGAGGAGTCTGACCAGCAGGTCCTGGACGTGTCCCATGCTGTCTCCCACGTTGagcaggccctcctgcagcatgCCCAGGGTGGGTACGTCCACCCCCACATCGAAGCCCAGCACCTTCCCAAAGCCGCGTAGGAACTGCATCAGCATCAGGCAGTCAGACACCGCACCCCCCGGCAAGATCAGGCCAGGGATTCTGGAAAACTCTGGAAGAGGCTGGAAGGAAAggtaaggagagaaggagggatgttTAGGATACATCTCACATGACACCCTGGGACTCCTATAGTGCCCTATGTGGACGGCACTATATGGGGAGTAGTGTGACTAACATGTTGCAATGCCAATGACTGAATTTTCTATGCCAATGACTGAATCACATTAGTAATGgcaactttttttgggggggggggtttcattAGTAAACATGTGGGGGGTTATTATCTCGTCCCTCCTTATGCATTACTCTCTTTAGCCACTTGATGGCAGTGTACAGCACAAACCGTGTCCAGTACTCAGGTTTCACATATGacagataacagatatactgtacattacatACCATTGTGATGATACAATGCACTTAACCACCCATAACCCAAACCTAGACAATATTAACTTGTCAGTTCAAATATATATAATGTAAAAGAGATGTAACTACATTAAACGGCCACCTACAATTTGGAAAGCTAGGTCCCTTTAATGATGTCACCCTTCAGACATCACGTAGGACTGAATCATGGGCAAGACGGGTAATTTATTACCTTATGATCGGCCAGACACATGTCTTCATTTGGCTTCTTCAGCTCCCTGGCAATCTCCAGTTCCAGCCTCCTCAGCTCCAATTTCCGCTCCTTGTTCAGGCGTTTCTCATCCCTCTTTTCCTGCCGCAAGCGCTCGCGCTCCTGAAGGccccagagaaggagagaggaggggagagataatGGGCTCACGCCAGTGGAGGTAAAACAGACAAGAATGTCAGGCCGAGTCTGCTGAGTAGTTTTAGAATTCAGCCCGGCGCCCCTGCCTGCGCTCTCAAAGAAAAAGAGCTCGAGGGCCATTCTTTTGACTCAGTTAGTGTATTGAAGAAATGAAaagtagaaggaggagagagggattggATGGGTTCAGGAAGAGTGGGACCttctggcgtgtgtgtgtgtgtgttgtgtgtgtgtgtgttgtgtgtgtgtgtgttgtgtgtgtgtgtcacatacCTCTGCTTTCTTGCGAGCCTCCACCGCCTTCATGAGCATCCCATGTTgccgtctcctctccctctcctagcagagcagagaaaacacacacacacacacgttacacacCGGAGAAGGTGTAACCTCCACAGGTGAAGTCAGAGAGGTGGACAGAAGGAGGAAAACCACCATTCACCTCCATCAGGGTGAGGTTTTCACATACAGCAACACGTACAGTTGAAGCTGAGGTTAAGAAGACAACGGTACGAATGACGACAACCAGAAAGCATCAGAGGGAGAATGCGGTAGATGGTGATGACGGGGTCAAAAAGAGAAGTTAGGGTCAAGCTATGATGCCTCTAGGTAAAAAGCTGACGGAACACACGCAAAATGACTGAGTCATCATAGCCACAAGCCAGTGGGATGAAAACAAACATTGCTCTGTGTATCATCCATCTGTTTAGCTGATAGCCGTTCCAGATTGAAAATAGCCTAAACCTATGGGGGGATATCGAGGGAAGGTCTTACAAGGAGACTTCCCTGGTTGAGGATAGATTGTCTCAAAATGTTTAATTGTAAACAAATAGGATTTGATCAACGGAAAAGCGAGGACAGTGACTGTCTGAAAGGGATGGGGAACTCAGTGATGTGATAAACAGAAGTCAATGAAACAAATCCTCTGGATTCTGCTGCATACAGCATGTAGGGCCAGGAGTTTCTCCAGCTCAGGTTAATATTGTTAGGAAAGACTCCTGGCTCTAACCATGTGCAACAGACATGCTCAACAAGcaatagccagccagccagtcaagcTGCTGGAGAAGACAAGCAGGTACAGCAATAGACAGCAAACCAGTCAGGCTGCTGGAGAAGACAGGCAGGTACAGCAAtagacagccagccagtcagaagaCAGGCAGGTACAGATACAGAACAGAGCAGCAGAACGACTCAGGCTACATTCCAAATGGCAAActcttccctatgtagtgcactacttttgaccaaagtagtgcactatgaggtagtgcactatgccatttcagacgcagccTCAGAGACTCAATGGGACGTAACAGGTGAAAGGGCAGCTCTTTGTGGACGGAGACGGACACAAGCTCAATGTCTGGAACTGGAAAACTCAAGCACTCACAGCCACTCAAAAACAACAGCTAGACAATGGATGTGATGGATGACTCATCGAGAGGAGCGTACTTTCAGACAGTAAGAGTGAGCATGGCAGGGCATGGCCGCCTTTTGCAATGCATTCTGGGGAGTGCGGGGGGAGCTACCGAACCACCGCAGGCGGAGCGAGGTCAGGTGTCTCAGAGCAGATGGAGGCGACACActgttgtgtttgtttgtttgtttgtgtgtttgtttgtttgtttgttttgctgAAAAAGCCATGCAGAATAATGTAGTATGACTGCAGCCAGTGCTACACTTAATGCATTGCTATGACAACCATATCACAACCAGGAAACACGATGCGGTGTTAGATGTACAAAAATAAACATACCCATACCATATCTAGTCTATGCCTCTCCAACTCCTGGCAGAGAGAGTTGGCAAAGTATTATGGAACAGAAATGACAGCAAAAAAAAACAGATTGTTTAGCAGAAAAATACCCAAAGATCAGAAATAAGCCAATAGAATGGAAACTGACCAAAGAGAAACAGTAAAGGGTTTAATAAAATATCTAGTTACACACACAACCttgaaacccacacacacaccctgtaaaCACTGATCTAGCTGAAGTGTATTTAGTATCATTTCAATCATGTCAGAAGAGACAAGGTGTGCTGCTAAAAAGAGCTGCGTACCTGGTGCTTCAAAATGACTGCATGCTGTCTTCGCATTTCTTTCTCCTTCAGGGGAAGACAGAAAAGATGAGGGGAGAAAATCAATACACTTTCATACAGCCACCATCATGAAAATCACTAGGGCTGATGGGATTTCAGACCATTTTACCGAGGAGCTACAGCTCATGCCTAATCTCATTGTCAGACACATCTCATCTGGAAAAAGCTTTGACATTTTGGTTTACATTGAGATGCTGTGTGTAACACAAACTCTCACCTTTATTCGTTTCTCTGCCTCCATAACTTTGGCATTCGCAACCTCTTCTTTCTTTCTCCGTTTAGCCTGCGAATGCAAATCAGGTCAAATGTCATTTCACTGCCAGACatctggacagacagactgacggaCACATGCCACTCCGCCGTTTCGCACCGAGCACTCAAAATATGATATTTTCCTTGTAACAGAAAATGAAACGCATGCCTCACATGCCAGTCAAATGTGTAGAACACAGAGAGTGAATCATGTATCATTTAAATATGTAATTGCAAACAGAAAAAAAATCCTGTTAAGAGTGGCTTGCCAACCGTGTCAACTCAAATTTGATTTAGTCCTGCTAAAATACTTGAGCTCCTACAGTGTAATTGTGTGTGCAAGGGAAAGATATTTTTTTTCCTACCCACTTATGCTAAACTGTTGCTGTTGTCTGATAAAATAGAAAAAAAATGATTTCTGTCTAATTTAAATATGGCCTGACTCTGAGACAGCTAGTGGAGACAGAGATTTTAATATTCAACAGCCGTCAACCAAGACCAATTTAGCATTAGTTCCATGTGGAATTATGCCTGAGACATTACTCCTTCCAACACTGCGGTATTATTCAGTAATAGGCTTGGGTAAGATTAAAATACTATGGACAGAGTAGACTGAAGGCTCTGGGATGCATTTGAGGAGTGGCGTTCTGCTAATTCAGAGAATATGTTCGGTGTTGGGTCAGCTGACTGTAGTACCTCCAGGATCTGTTGTGCCCTCATCTCCTTCTCCAACCTGATCTGCTGAATACGCTTGATCTTCTCCTGGAGAAACACAGAGGTAGGCGGATCAATACACTATGCAAACCAAACGGTGTTGCAGTGGTAAAACAAGGATACCCTCCATAGTCAAGGCGGGAGACGGTTTGACAGGAAGTGGGGCCACATAAAGAATGCCCTACCTGCTGCTTG
This genomic stretch from Salvelinus fontinalis isolate EN_2023a chromosome 41, ASM2944872v1, whole genome shotgun sequence harbors:
- the LOC129840427 gene encoding bromodomain adjacent to zinc finger domain protein 2B-like isoform X3: MESGERLASPAPPTLPTARTSSPAASSSSSSSSSPAPKSSLAPSHAASLGSTLSTSGRLYGAMSDQQPYTLSSAFPLVSHPAFGLYTTSSGRPEFGGLGSLGSLGSLGMSAALAAHPQLGALTEWWRAAEAHSRGAAAFLPPFLGLPTMFTPHIQQNHSPMQPPSRTPSKNGQIPKGVNGAVNGSGVSSPTLQGSYSMNASPSLGASQSVKGPKARGPRSSPHSQSHTAELQLEKVPHKPKDKKPSKKPAEVAGVSDSESGSSSDSSSNGAISSDLEDLGGEEDDDDDDDDDDDEDEEEDGKCEAWNSEKEKARRAKKKMKIGTLSSGMKEAQDKRNNLPHSLPSDPPILVPSQHCPSPPTLSQSSPLSLQTSWPREEGLQQHLSVIQSTGLAASSKPLALLTQPRRETSPSPLSASPIPLITSPKGRTTSSPKPPKLLPSSPQNLPLSLCTSLSRSVPLSSSPQSFPLLTSPMANSQQPKPLKTPGSGKASKRKLLEDSLSQINEFRLKQSLLSQGQTFPAAQPKKQQGHRTSRKAAGVKSSSLPPPKLSSPESLGGGGRSTRLPPAPLPPPPQNNHSNLFLSSALLGLAAHPNGVIQSTTAQDAPLALITKPRKDFNKDLSGAGASLSLPVNLSTGGRVHSASSQAPPARPATSPSPATARGPRKIKAPKTPKLQAPNLQVQAHALAPMAAWKGLSQSHLVQSLVDLFRGAEAGLPGLPGLPSSKDSDDSVEDDDDDDDDDDDDLDDLEDDEEDSDDSLSDSDSNSDSDADVSGGKLKDPKLKLPSSGSASKREKTPLKLTKGHASLLSNSTNHTATSCSPLNLQVIKTPNIVTSSSALAYHSSPSSSYSLAMPPGAGKRKRVMDEQELRIPLELGWQRETRIKSVSGKMQGDVAYYAPCGKKLRQYPDVMKYLSRNGISGITRDNFSFSAKIMVGDFYEAREGPQGLQWSLLKDEDVIPHILAMEGRRGRPPNSERQRGAEGGKGSRRRKGRPPNVGEGLGLGAEVPSPSEAKLLRKLEAQEIARQAAQMKMMRKLEKQAMARAAKEARKQQAIMAAEERRKQKEQMKIIKQQEKIKRIQQIRLEKEMRAQQILEAKRRKKEEVANAKVMEAEKRIKEKEMRRQHAVILKHQELERHRLDMVWERERRRQHGMLMKAVEARKKAEERERLRQEKRDEKRLNKERKLELRRLELEIARELKKPNEDMCLADHKPLPEFSRIPGLILPGGAVSDCLMLMQFLRGFGKVLGFDVGVDVPTLGMLQEGLLNVGDSMGHVQDLLVRLLSLAVCDPGLPPGHKTKTMLGDHLTNVGINRDNVSEVLQMYMGAHCGQTELAELALSLKTKAFQAHTPAQKASILGFLANELACSKSVVSEIDKNLDHMTNMRKDKWLIEGKLKKLRTIHAKRTGKRDASMGGEETQPLGTPSSGLKRKRKAGAESDEDDDEDEDSDDLADEDDEEEEEEMKKGKKVETCDEDDGDQSISVEELEKQIEKLAKQQHQVRRKLFEASHSLRSMMYGQDRYRRRYWVLPHCGGVFIEAMESGEAAGELDKERERRRTAAGEVHIKEEPQEEEVQKKKPGGVGEEERSVYTAVGSEEGKEEKKGSPNLFLLQSASLSKLTTLLHVAKDVAKETREAEADPRPKYNGSPTPPSVTTTTITTPPSYAAHNASLPALPTSPCALTAPNLPCEEAKPGFPTSTSSPSSFSSLLSPPPQLFSPMKTSTLTPTPPQLQYLPSDQLLRVLTERSGHWFTLLPRSPCDDTSLTTSPSPGPGPLQSSPLPSSSLTRPRSPPASPALPLTPSAASSSASPHHPAGFINYPLSALQGKAGGSLLGLSAFCGGWPSGMMSPSQLPFCSSPLPGHSGQASVSSKSESPVPPGEKLSSTVPSPTMMEVPKHSDHPTPRPIPEEMLSGWWRVSDSEELRSLVESLHSRGVREKGLHRQMHKYMELIPQVCTKHRDAAMIELCELEESQVSVESVRGWCVEEQAMEMDIAVLQQVEELERKVTTASLQVKGWMYPEPQSEREDLVYHEHKPLPKHQPAAGGAADKDQPEDKADHKAGGVVRHADNPLDIAVTRLADLERNIERRYLRSPLGTTIQIRLDNVGAIGTVTVPAPSSSADREGGEEEVAHGMKVWRKALGDVRSAAQLAMCLQQLQKSIAWERSIMKVYCQICRKGDNEDLLLLCDGCDKGCHTYCHKPKITTIPEGDWYCPACISKASGPSPKNKKLPSKPVAGGSGKKPTAAEAKRNGKQAGNSNGNVEVSEDDSASANSTPKKGGGAKEPPSRKRKGEESPAPSQAPPTSPSQESPMVCVKRAKTARDNNRDLGLCRVLLAELERHQDAWPFLNPVNTKGIPGYRKVIKKPMDFATIREKLISSQYQNLETFIIDVNLVFDNCEKFNEDNSDIGRAGHNMRKFFDKRWTELLKQIN